A region of Jonquetella anthropi DSM 22815 DNA encodes the following proteins:
- the allB gene encoding allantoinase AllB, whose product MYDLVVSGGQIVTPEGVFTGDVLVQDGKIAAVTCGESGAPARQSIQAAGRFVFPGAIDVHAHLNDPGFTWRETFGHATRAAAAGGVTTIVDMPLQNEPALTTVELFDRKNSIVGPQAAVDFAFWGGLTENNLADLEGLHAKGAPAFKVFVGPVSPDYQTLNMGVIRQAMGIVKRFDGLIGFHAEDYSIIKRGEKLAIEAGKTGRRDFLDSRPVVAELVAVASLIELSKESGVRIHICHVSHPDVAEMISQSQKEGVRITAETCSHYLVFTEDDLLEKGTLFKCAPPLRTKEARERLWRYVADGTLSCVASDHSPCREDEKSEEKGVFSAWGGISGIQSLVQAFYSGARQRGYDEVMVASRLSEGPAKVFRLWGQKGAILPGFDADLFLLDPEESWTIRAEDLLYLNQLSAFVGLCGKGAVKTTIRRGQVVWDGEKIVFPSGGQLVTPVLSKN is encoded by the coding sequence ATGTATGACTTGGTAGTATCTGGCGGACAGATCGTCACGCCGGAAGGGGTTTTTACCGGCGACGTTCTCGTTCAGGACGGCAAAATTGCCGCAGTCACCTGCGGGGAAAGCGGCGCTCCCGCGCGGCAGTCGATTCAAGCGGCGGGACGTTTCGTTTTCCCCGGGGCGATCGACGTGCACGCTCACCTGAACGATCCGGGGTTCACGTGGCGGGAGACGTTCGGACATGCTACCCGCGCGGCGGCCGCCGGCGGGGTAACGACGATCGTCGACATGCCCTTGCAGAACGAACCGGCGCTGACGACGGTCGAGCTGTTTGACCGCAAAAATTCCATCGTCGGGCCTCAAGCGGCGGTTGACTTCGCCTTTTGGGGCGGACTAACGGAAAACAATCTGGCCGACTTGGAAGGTCTCCACGCCAAAGGCGCCCCGGCGTTCAAGGTCTTTGTCGGTCCCGTTTCGCCGGACTATCAGACGCTTAACATGGGCGTCATCCGTCAGGCCATGGGAATTGTCAAAAGGTTCGACGGGCTAATCGGCTTCCACGCGGAAGACTATTCCATCATCAAGCGGGGAGAGAAGCTGGCTATCGAGGCCGGAAAGACGGGACGCCGGGACTTCTTGGATTCCCGCCCGGTCGTGGCTGAGCTGGTCGCCGTGGCGAGCCTGATCGAGCTGTCAAAAGAGTCCGGCGTGAGGATTCACATCTGCCACGTGAGCCACCCCGACGTGGCGGAGATGATCTCCCAATCCCAGAAAGAGGGCGTGCGGATCACCGCCGAGACTTGCAGCCATTATCTGGTCTTCACCGAAGACGACCTGCTGGAAAAAGGGACGCTCTTTAAATGCGCGCCGCCGCTTCGGACGAAAGAAGCCAGAGAGCGGCTGTGGCGTTACGTGGCTGACGGAACGCTGTCCTGCGTCGCGTCCGATCATTCGCCCTGTCGGGAAGACGAGAAGAGCGAAGAAAAAGGTGTCTTCAGCGCTTGGGGCGGCATCAGCGGCATTCAAAGCCTTGTTCAGGCGTTTTACAGCGGCGCCCGCCAGCGCGGGTACGACGAGGTCATGGTGGCGTCTCGGCTTTCGGAAGGCCCGGCCAAGGTCTTCCGACTTTGGGGACAGAAGGGCGCTATTCTGCCGGGATTCGACGCGGACCTGTTCCTGCTTGACCCAGAAGAGAGCTGGACGATTCGGGCTGAAGACCTGCTGTACCTGAACCAACTCTCCGCGTTCGTCGGGCTCTGCGGCAAGGGCGCGGTGAAAACGACGATTCGCCGCGGGCAGGTCGTCTGGGACGGAGAAAAGATCGTTTTTCCGTCCGGCGGACAGCTCGTGACGCCGGTTTTATCTAAGAACTGA
- a CDS encoding ABC transporter ATP-binding protein, which produces MLLQCSDMYIDYDCVKAVHGISMNVDGGEIVTLIGANGAGKSSVLRAITGLIKLNGGEIRFEGERIDGLSAEEIVKRGITMVPEGRHVFPLMTVKENLMIGAFLRRDKAKIDESIEQVFHHFPRLKERINQAAGTMSGGEQQMLVIGRGLMADPKLLLLDEPSLGVAPLFVQEIARAITAINETKGVSIILVEQNSRMALRVSHRAYVLVTGKLALEGVSAALRNDERVQKAYLGGQVE; this is translated from the coding sequence ATGCTGCTGCAGTGTTCTGATATGTACATCGATTACGACTGCGTCAAAGCCGTTCATGGCATTTCAATGAACGTTGACGGCGGCGAGATTGTGACGCTGATCGGCGCGAACGGCGCCGGGAAAAGCTCGGTTCTTCGGGCGATTACCGGCTTAATCAAGCTGAACGGGGGCGAGATTCGCTTTGAAGGCGAGCGGATCGACGGCCTTTCGGCGGAAGAGATTGTGAAGCGCGGCATCACCATGGTTCCCGAGGGCCGTCACGTTTTTCCTCTGATGACGGTGAAGGAGAACCTGATGATAGGCGCGTTCCTGCGCCGCGACAAAGCGAAGATCGACGAGTCGATCGAGCAGGTATTTCACCACTTCCCGCGGCTGAAAGAACGAATCAATCAGGCCGCCGGCACGATGAGCGGCGGCGAGCAGCAGATGCTCGTCATCGGGCGCGGGCTGATGGCCGACCCGAAACTTCTGCTTCTCGACGAGCCGTCGTTAGGCGTCGCGCCGCTGTTCGTCCAAGAGATCGCCCGGGCGATTACGGCGATTAACGAGACAAAAGGCGTGAGCATTATTCTGGTGGAGCAAAACTCCCGAATGGCCCTGCGGGTGTCGCACCGGGCGTATGTGCTGGTGACAGGGAAGCTCGCTCTTGAAGGGGTGTCGGCGGCGCTGAGAAACGATGAGCGCGTTCAGAAGGCCTACTTGGGCGGGCAGGTAGAGTAA
- a CDS encoding ABC transporter ATP-binding protein, whose amino-acid sequence MTAPLMEVRNLTKRFGGLAAVSDVSFDVREGEILSIIGPNGAGKSTLFKLLSSFLKATSGHILFRGEEITSLAPHLVARKGIIRTFQETTIFRHMTALENVIVAHHLQSRAGLPGFFFGTSTARADEEKFAESAREILDYIGLGEVKDQEASALPHGHLRALGMAIGLAARPTILLLDEPFAGMNSEETLEGMKRVQGIRSRGVTVLLVEHDMAAVMSISDRIIVLNFGHKIAEGTPEEIQKDEQVIEAYLGREDEEVNG is encoded by the coding sequence ATGACGGCGCCGCTGATGGAAGTGCGAAACCTGACAAAACGCTTTGGCGGTCTGGCCGCGGTCAGCGACGTGTCTTTTGACGTGCGCGAGGGGGAAATCCTGAGCATCATCGGCCCCAACGGCGCGGGCAAGAGCACGCTGTTCAAGCTGCTTTCGTCGTTCCTCAAGGCGACGTCGGGCCATATTCTCTTCCGCGGCGAGGAAATCACATCGCTGGCGCCGCACTTGGTCGCCCGAAAGGGGATTATTCGGACCTTTCAGGAGACGACGATCTTCCGTCACATGACCGCTCTGGAAAACGTGATTGTGGCGCACCACCTGCAAAGCCGCGCCGGCCTGCCGGGCTTTTTCTTCGGCACTTCGACGGCTCGGGCCGATGAGGAGAAGTTCGCCGAGAGCGCTAGGGAAATTCTCGACTATATTGGGCTTGGAGAGGTGAAGGATCAGGAGGCGTCGGCGCTTCCGCATGGTCACCTGCGGGCCTTGGGCATGGCCATTGGTCTTGCCGCTAGGCCGACGATCCTGCTCCTCGACGAGCCGTTCGCTGGGATGAACTCGGAAGAGACGCTGGAAGGCATGAAGCGGGTGCAGGGGATTCGCTCCCGAGGCGTGACGGTTCTGCTGGTCGAGCATGATATGGCGGCCGTCATGTCCATCAGCGACCGAATTATTGTGCTCAACTTCGGCCACAAGATCGCGGAAGGGACGCCGGAAGAAATACAGAAGGACGAGCAGGTCATCGAAGCGTACCTCGGCCGGGAAGACGAGGAGGTGAACGGCTGA